CATGTGGGCCGCGGTTCGCGCGTTCGGCGGTTCGCACTGGGACGAGAAGCCCATCAGCGCTTAAAAACAGTCCACAGCCTGTATCCTACCTTTACAGGCTATGGCCTGTGCTTCGGGCTTCCCGGCGCTTCAATCTGACCTCCAATCCACCGCACCGGCCAATCGCTATCCCCCTCGATGGCAAGGTAGTTCCAAAGCAGCGCGCTTTCTGAATTCTTGCCGGCAAAGCGCGCTGGTTGGATTTCGGCTTCCCACTCGGCATCCGTGCCCGGGTCAAGCGCGGGCTGCACCCAATAGAATTTTCCGACGATCAGGTCAGTTTCAGTCGTCACATCCATCTCCCTACGCCCACTGGCGCACATCAATCAGCCGAATCCGCGAATCCGATGCTTCAACTGTGGGCACTGACATAAGCCAGCTTCGCCCACGCGAAAGCCTCGGCGCCAATGCGCTCCGGGTTGCATCCCGTGTAGGCACAGAAGTGCTCAAAGTCATCAAGCACCGTGTGTCCAAGGTCGTCTGGCGTGAGCGGGTGTTGGAGCATGTCGGCCAGGATCGCGTCAGGATTTCCGTATTCGAACATCTCTGCCTCCCTCATCATCTGCGCCGGTCGCTCGCACCCAGAACACACAACCGCGCTCGCCGTCTGCCTGCACTGTAACGCGACAACCGCGCAGACAAACAGCGTGTGACGTTCCATTTATGGGGCCACCCCAATGTTCGCATTCTCGACAGGGGTGCTTTGTGCCGTAGGGGTTAGATAGATTTGACATGGCGGTAGATACTGTATAGATATACAGTAGTCTAGCCGATCGGAATCAGCAAGCCCCTCGGGCTATCATGGCGGCTCAAGGAGGGCGCCATGTGCACGTCTTACGAAGCGAACCCGAACGATTCCCGATGGGATGTCTTCAGCCTGTTTCCTCGGCCAGACTTCGACTACAAGCGCGAGATCTATAAGGACTATTACGCCCCGATTTTCCGGCGCGGCGGAGACGCCTTCGAGACGGTCCCGGCCTCCTTCGGCATAGTGCCGAGGCGGCACATCCCGCCGGGAGTAAAGGTGTTCGACACGATGAACGGGCGCTCAGAGTCGGTCGAGCAGAAACGCAGTTTCAGCAATGCATGGAAGAATCTGCAGCTCTGTTTAATCCCGTGTCAGACGTTCTTCGAGCCGAACTATGAGAGCGGCAAGGCAGTGCGCTGGAAGATCGGAACGGCGAGTGGCGACCCGTTAGCAATAGCGGGCCTGTGGCGCCAATGGAAAGAAGCGGACGGCCTGTTGTCACTCGCGTTCACGATGCTGACTGTCAATTCGGACGAGCATCCGCTCATGAAGCGCTTCCACAAGCCAGGTGACGAGAAGCGCTCGGTCGTGATCGTGCCGCCGACGCAATACGGCGACTGGTTGTCGTGCCAATCGACCGACGACGCGCGCTCATTCCTGCAACTCTTTCCGGCCGAAATGATGCATGCTGCGCCGTTCCCATTGCCGCCGCGCAAGCCGAAACCGCAAGCAGAAGACGGGCCTGAGCAGTCAAGCCTGTTGAGTTGATTAGCTGGTTTCCCTGCAACGAAACAAAGGTCGCAACTTCCTATTTCCTTTGTCGCGATTTCAATTCGAAGAATAGATCGACCGCGCCAGTTCCGACTCGATCTAAGGGGTGCGATTGACAGTAGTTGTCCATCCAGAGATAGATCGAATCCGCGTCCGTGCCGGCGAGGGCGTCGTCCCCGCTCGCGACTGCGAGCCCCGTCATATATCCCATCAGCCACCCTGTTACGGCGAAGTCGATGTAATTGTTTTGCTTTCGGGTTGACCACTGTCCGCAAGTTCGATCACCGATCGTAGTGATTGCATGTGCGTTTGTCGTCACGGTTGCGAAGCCGACTGCAGCGATCGCAATCCATCTCCTCGGATTCATTATTCACCTCGATTTCTTGGCTCTTGTCGTCGTCCGGGCACACGGCCTGAAGTCTGTATGGATATACAGTAGAATTGTCGGGCGATTAAATCCAAAACGCCTTTGTAAGTGTCTGATTTTGTTAGTGCGCCATTGTGCATTTCGTGAGCGTGCGATCCCCGGTCAAATTGGGCCTAACCAGTTGATTTAAGATCATATTTTGGCTTCAAACAACCTAATCCGAATTCGTGGCGCACGCCAGCACAACCTGAAGAACGTCGACCTTGATCTTCACACGGGCGAAATGACCGTCGTGACGGGGCCGTCGGGCTCGGGCAAGTCGAGTCTCGTGTTCGACACCCTGTATGCCGAAGGGCAGCGGCGCTACGTCGAAACGTTCAGCGCGTACGCCCGGCAGTTTCTCGACCGGATGGACCGGCCGCAGGTCGACCGCGTCGACGGTGTGCCGCCTGCCATCGCCATCGACCAGACCAACCCGGTGCGCAGTTCCCGCTCGACGGTCGGCACGATGACGGAGCTGAACGACCATTTGAAGCTG
The DNA window shown above is from Paraburkholderia sp. PGU19 and carries:
- a CDS encoding SOS response-associated peptidase family protein, translated to MCTSYEANPNDSRWDVFSLFPRPDFDYKREIYKDYYAPIFRRGGDAFETVPASFGIVPRRHIPPGVKVFDTMNGRSESVEQKRSFSNAWKNLQLCLIPCQTFFEPNYESGKAVRWKIGTASGDPLAIAGLWRQWKEADGLLSLAFTMLTVNSDEHPLMKRFHKPGDEKRSVVIVPPTQYGDWLSCQSTDDARSFLQLFPAEMMHAAPFPLPPRKPKPQAEDGPEQSSLLS